The Mycetohabitans endofungorum genome contains a region encoding:
- a CDS encoding DUF1178 family protein, with protein MKVLDLTCEHAHRFEGWFQSAEDFKSQLERHFVECPICGSKTVQRVPSAPRLNLSGAAAPAQCDGAPGVGGQSLNAGELQARWLQMMRQVIEHTEDVGEQFVEEARRIHYDEAPARSIRGVTTLDDARALLDEGIDVMPLPLPALLKEPLQ; from the coding sequence ATGAAAGTTCTCGATTTAACCTGCGAGCACGCGCACCGGTTCGAAGGCTGGTTTCAGTCGGCTGAGGACTTCAAGTCGCAACTGGAGAGGCACTTCGTCGAGTGTCCGATATGTGGTTCGAAGACGGTGCAGCGCGTGCCGTCGGCGCCCCGGTTGAACCTGTCGGGTGCGGCCGCGCCGGCGCAATGCGATGGCGCGCCGGGCGTCGGCGGGCAGTCGCTGAATGCGGGCGAATTGCAGGCGCGTTGGCTGCAGATGATGCGGCAGGTGATCGAGCACACCGAAGACGTAGGCGAGCAGTTCGTTGAGGAAGCGCGGCGGATCCACTATGACGAGGCGCCGGCCCGCAGCATCCGCGGGGTCACGACGCTTGACGACGCGCGGGCTCTGTTGGACGAGGGCATCGACGTGATGCCGTTGCCATTGCCAGCGTTGCTGAAAGAGCCGCTCCAATGA